A region of the Bombus pyrosoma isolate SC7728 linkage group LG15, ASM1482585v1, whole genome shotgun sequence genome:
CAACTAGACCAGCTGCAgttcgtgttttatttttcatcgctaAGACAGCGGATTTCTTCGAGACGTTCCTTATTTCGCAGATACACGATGGAAGGGATTTTTTATGAAGTAGTACGAGTCTGtttacgatgtaacatttaattttttcttcaaagaTTTGATTATTCGGTTGTTGGATTACGAGTAAGATTCGTTCCAAAGTGAAAGACCTATTGAAAGACCTATGAAAGACTTAAAAATTACGcaggtattaaaaataaataaagaatcgaATGAAACATAAGCCGAAATgaagtgaaaatgaaaagtagACAGATTTATTCgcgtgtaaattaatttacttgcGACGATTAACGAACAAGCAAGTGtgagagaagagagaacgaATGCGAATTAAGTTCGTTCTCGTTGGTGTATGACAGACGCGGTTGCGTGGAACGAACTCGAAAGGCATTCATCAAGTTCGATTATCCCCTCACCAATGAAATAACCCCCCCGCCCCCCGCGGCAAGAAACGCGTTTCGTCAGAAATTCCCGATCAAACATCGCGATGCGAAGATTATTctgccttttttcttttattattttgacaaAGAAGGGAAAAGGTGACTACCAATCGTTAGTAGCTTGTAACGAACGCAATTTCCCTTCCTTGAACATAACATAACAGTTTTTACCTCGATCGACGCGACTGTTAGAAGATGAGATTGGTTACGCTTGAGAAAACCAATCATATGAATATAGGCATGTAGAGGAGGAATTTTTCATGTCTTTAAGTTGCTGATTTTATAGTTTTCTTACGCAGCGCGTAGATTTGTAACgaaaaatttagatttttcacAGAGTTCAAAAGAATTGTGTGATAAAAGTTCTTTTGTGTTTAGTCCGCACAGATTTAGAAACAAGAATCCCTTTTTCCAATTCTATTTCTATCGCAGGAAAATTATCTTACTCCGTTACCATTTAGTTAGAAatgatttttccttttccaacTTTCGATCGAGCTTCGTTAATTGCGTCGTTCGAAAATCCCAGAGTTCCAAAAGgacgaaattataatattcgagAACTCTGACGATTCACCGCTCCTTTGCCAAGACGAATCGTACAATTTTCCCAAGCCGATGGTTgctcgataaaaaaaaacaaccaTCGATCGACTTGATCGGTTGGTTACTTTGCTTGCGGCAGATTGGTGGCCATGACCCTAAACCCATTATGATCTGCCACGTAATGAACCTGTTGCAGAAGCCCGTTTGGATCGATATAGCTATAAGCACCTCTGGTCGTCCCATCCAAAGATCTAGATTCTGTTTTCGCGCTCGAGTCTCCGGTATAACTGTAATCGTATTGGCCTAAAGAATCCTGAGTGTGATGGAGGGCGCTGTGCAGTAGTCTGTACGGTAAAACCGGAAGTACATAGGGCGCTGGAACAGTTACAGGCGTCTGGATGGTGTCCACAGATGATTGTCCTTCGTTCTTGCGTTGTCTATCGGATCGAATGGATGACGATGGCGATGAGGAAATGGTTGTCGAAGGTAATATCTTTGAGAGACTCGGGTCTGGCTTTGGCACCTCGATCCTTTCAGCTTCCGATTTCGACAGCAAGAATGGATTGTTCGGGATTTGCTGAAACGGTATGACGGTTTTAGCGATTTGAAACTTTGCACGTcaattcattgaaatttgaaacagaGAATTTTCGTCTCGTAAAATAGTAACTGTCGGTTCTTCAACGTTAAAGCTATCGATTAAAAGGATCGTGCAATTTTTACTGAAATACGTCACACGTACAAGATGATAAATAAAGAGATATAAGGTAATCCGCGTGTTTTCAGTGTTTTTTGAAGATAGAACGCTCGAATCCAATGGTTTTCCCAATggaacaattattttagaaaaaattgcACCCAATTGTCGTTTCtacgaaattaatagaaaagttAATTCTCACGATTAGCTTTCGATGCTCGCGTAAtggtaaaagatattttgtacaaactgaaatgcaaatttataaaacgaatatgtaatcgtatttttaaacAGTAAGATTCACCGGTCGTGTTTGCAGCTAGTTTTCCAACCAATAAATTACCGAATTTTATCAAACGTTTCTCATGTTTTGCCTCGAAGCCGGCCAGCCGAACGATATTCGGCTGTATTAACGTGCAACCAACCACTCGCGGAGAACAACAGCCGCGTTAACGTATATTTGCGGGGTTTCGTTCGTGTTTATCTTTGCGCGCGTTATATACATCTTATTATGATCGCGGTGAATGTAGCATGTACGAGTACGTAGCAACGAGTAGTATCaagcaaaatttataaaaattagttaATAGTAAAGAAAAACAATCGGAGTGCGCTATTAATTACGTACACTTGATCTTTTCAGAACGTACTTTCCTCGATCGTTTCTAAGAAAACACGGAATAGTTTCGCGTCGAATTTTCATAGTTTTTATTCTTCGCCTTAAAACGTATTGAACGTGCACTCACTGCGATTTCACGAACAGCTAAATTTCTCGTGTCATGGTTCGCGAAGCTAAAATAAGGTGGCAGGATCTCGTAAGATAGAATGTTTGACTGATATTTCGATCGATCTGTCAGCTGCGACTCTTGTAGCTCCTCCGAGCGAGACTTCTTCTTCGCTTGCGGCTTGTCCTGAATCGCCCGAACGTCGTTTTTCGGCGGCTGTGGCAAATTACTGGCGCTCACTCTGAACCCATTTTCATCGTCCGCCGTGTAAGTCACTGTTTGCAAAATGCCATTCGAGTCGATATACGAATAACCTAAACGAgcagaaattattatagaaaatccACTTGTATACGTGGAAATATACGTTTTGCTACAATGGAATGAtattagaaaaagataagaagaaaaaataaaacgcaaTTCGAATGCTGAATAACGTACGTATAGTaaagtacattttttatttagcaCTAGAATAGAAAATGAGATAGAGGATCGGTCGTGGTACTTGGTTGGTGGAACGTACGCGATGAAAAGGAtggggaaaaaggaaggaggCGCGCGTTGCTCAAGAGACTCAAGCAGCAAAGACGGATCTATCGTAGGGGCGTTGGTTGCGTCACATCGATCATCGTAAAGTGCACGTGGGCCATTCTGTCTATCTCGAAACGCTCGAGAAAGCAATGTATGGCATTCGCGTGCTTTCACGAGTCGTCCGACAGATACgaataaactattttattttatttataaaagaaatataaggctatgtaaaaaaaatgcgatgcgatttttctcaatttctatGGAAACTACAAAAAACCTCGATACCGTGTTATCAAAAAACAAAAGGGCTAGATcataattagaaaatgataTGGACGAATAAAGTTAAAAGACTCTGCCAACGAATCTTAAACtcgaaagtataaaatagaatctgTGCGTACAAAAGCTGAGAATGTGAGAAAAATTAGGGACAATTTCAAGACAGTGCTTAAAAACGGGCATGACGACGATAAGATGGTTCGGACGGCATTTACGTGAAATCGCCAACAATCGAAGCAACCTTCGAGCGAAGGTAATCGCGACCACTTACCGCCCTGCGTGATGCCGTTTGAACTGGATTCCGATTTCGCGTGATGGGGTCCCGTGAATGAGTAACGATATCCGCCGGATCCGTCCTGTACGTGGTATTGTCTCAACGGCGTCAGAGATCCTATCGGACCGAGCCAAACGTTC
Encoded here:
- the LOC122576113 gene encoding uncharacterized protein LOC122576113 — protein: MILMILLSAIFGRICATPIANVWLGPIGSLTPLRQYHVQDGSGGYRYSFTGPHHAKSESSSNGITQGGYSYIDSNGILQTVTYTADDENGFRVSASNLPQPPKNDVRAIQDKPQAKKKSRSEELQESQLTDRSKYQSNILSYEILPPYFSFANHDTRNLAVREIAQIPNNPFLLSKSEAERIEVPKPDPSLSKILPSTTISSSPSSSIRSDRQRKNEGQSSVDTIQTPVTVPAPYVLPVLPYRLLHSALHHTQDSLGQYDYSYTGDSSAKTESRSLDGTTRGAYSYIDPNGLLQQVHYVADHNGFRVMATNLPQAK